The Leptospira sp. WS39.C2 genome contains a region encoding:
- a CDS encoding TRL-like family protein, translating to MKQSKLGKFIFTFILIVLTSQNCRLGALYREDNYPGKLGKADGSVEGKACAFSYLYLVSTGDASIEEAKRISKITKIRSIDIQVHSILTFVVIRHCLILTGEIGT from the coding sequence ATGAAACAATCTAAACTAGGGAAATTTATTTTCACCTTTATTTTAATTGTATTAACATCGCAAAACTGTCGTTTGGGTGCCTTATACAGGGAAGACAATTACCCTGGAAAATTAGGCAAAGCTGATGGATCTGTAGAAGGAAAAGCCTGCGCCTTTTCTTATTTATATTTGGTATCCACGGGAGATGCAAGTATTGAAGAAGCCAAACGTATTTCTAAAATCACAAAAATCCGTTCCATTGATATCCAAGTGCATTCCATCTTAACTTTTGTAGTCATCAGGCATTGTCTCATTTTAACAGGAGAAATTGGTACATGA
- a CDS encoding 2-oxoglutarate dehydrogenase E1 component: MTTDQMMSLYGDNVVLLEEYYKQFKEDPSSLSKDWIDFFGELERSSLSNNGSNGGGFNGNGYVNYTSTEHRKDSSLSDFGIINLLNAYRRQGHLAANLDPLGINKPNREFIDLKIKALKQSDLDTEVDSGIPNLGKTKLKNVIDWFEKTYCGSIGCEHYYLVNDEEREWLQNRMEPLANNEPISKKTALRLFEKLYQADSFENFLAKKFVGKKRFSLEGGETMIPMLDTLVEEAGGHKMDALVIGMAHRGRLNVLVNIIRKPAGLIFAEFEEKLNPGQLGYADVKYHLGYSNHVMTHYGKEVKLSLAFNPSHLEAVDPVIFGSVRARQEMAKDTDRSKFMPVAIHGDAAFAGQGVVAETLNMMNLEGYTVGGTFHIVINNQIGFTTLPSESRSTLYATDLAKGFQVPIFHVNGDDPEATYRVTKLALEYRQKFKKDVIIDLICYRRLGHNETDEPTFTQPQMYDIIKKHPKTIKIYEEKLLQRGDITQEEIQFIKDGIAQGLEDSFQQAKEKDTRITVDTLGGVWSRYTKEPLDSDVHTQLLQQQLGGIVKAVTTLPEGYTANPKHIKVLEDRKKMGAGELPIDWGFAESLSFGSILENGFPIRLGGQDAQRGTFSHRHATLSDIVNGKKLTLLNHISDKQAKIEIVNSSLSEYSCLGFEYGFSLADPNSLVIWEAQFGDFANNAQVIFDQFISSSEIKWQRMSGLVCLLPHGYEGQGPEHSSARLERFLQLCALDNIQVANLTTPAQYFHILRRQILQSFRKPLIIMTPKSLLRLKDAASSLEDITTGAFKKILPDPVAKPEKVEKLLFCSGKVYYDLRKAIDSQKLENVAVVRIEQLYPFPENHIKQMITSYGKLKKFVWVQEEPKNQGAWFFVRDRIEAVMPENKRLHYAGRSEFPSPACGHVVTHLKEQEDLVKDALS, encoded by the coding sequence ATGACAACCGATCAGATGATGAGTTTATACGGCGATAACGTTGTATTATTGGAAGAGTATTACAAACAGTTTAAGGAAGATCCGTCTTCCTTATCCAAAGATTGGATCGATTTTTTTGGAGAATTGGAACGATCTTCACTTTCTAATAATGGTTCGAATGGTGGAGGTTTTAATGGGAATGGATATGTTAATTACACTTCCACCGAACACCGCAAAGACTCATCGTTAAGTGACTTTGGTATCATCAACCTTCTCAACGCATACAGAAGGCAAGGTCACTTAGCAGCAAACCTCGATCCACTAGGCATCAACAAACCGAACCGCGAATTCATTGATCTCAAAATTAAAGCCCTCAAACAATCTGATTTAGATACGGAAGTGGATTCAGGGATCCCTAATCTCGGAAAAACAAAACTAAAAAATGTCATCGATTGGTTTGAAAAAACCTATTGTGGTTCCATTGGTTGTGAACACTACTACCTTGTAAATGATGAGGAACGAGAGTGGTTACAAAACCGAATGGAACCACTTGCCAACAACGAACCTATTAGCAAAAAAACAGCCTTACGTTTGTTTGAAAAATTATACCAAGCGGATAGTTTCGAAAACTTCCTCGCCAAAAAATTCGTAGGGAAAAAACGATTTTCTCTTGAAGGTGGCGAAACCATGATCCCCATGCTTGATACCCTTGTGGAAGAAGCAGGTGGCCATAAAATGGATGCTCTTGTCATCGGTATGGCACATAGAGGACGACTCAATGTCCTTGTGAACATCATCCGTAAACCGGCAGGGCTTATCTTCGCTGAGTTCGAAGAAAAACTAAACCCAGGCCAACTTGGTTATGCGGACGTAAAATACCATTTAGGTTATTCTAATCATGTCATGACCCATTACGGAAAAGAAGTGAAACTTTCCTTAGCTTTTAACCCATCACACTTAGAAGCCGTAGACCCAGTTATTTTTGGATCAGTGCGTGCCCGGCAAGAAATGGCAAAGGATACGGATCGTTCCAAATTCATGCCAGTTGCAATCCACGGGGATGCAGCATTTGCGGGCCAAGGTGTTGTAGCAGAAACACTCAATATGATGAACCTAGAAGGTTATACTGTTGGGGGAACATTTCACATTGTCATCAATAACCAAATTGGATTTACCACACTTCCAAGTGAATCTAGATCCACTTTGTATGCAACGGATCTTGCCAAAGGTTTCCAAGTACCCATTTTTCACGTGAATGGAGATGACCCAGAGGCTACTTACAGAGTCACAAAACTTGCGTTAGAATACCGTCAAAAGTTTAAAAAGGATGTAATCATCGATTTAATCTGTTACAGAAGGCTTGGTCATAACGAAACGGACGAACCAACTTTCACACAACCACAGATGTATGATATCATCAAAAAACACCCAAAAACCATCAAAATTTATGAAGAGAAATTGTTACAACGTGGTGACATCACTCAGGAAGAAATTCAATTCATTAAAGATGGGATTGCCCAAGGCCTTGAAGACTCTTTCCAACAAGCAAAGGAAAAAGACACTCGAATTACCGTAGATACACTCGGTGGGGTTTGGTCAAGATACACCAAAGAACCTTTGGATTCCGATGTTCATACACAGCTCCTCCAACAACAATTAGGTGGGATTGTAAAAGCAGTTACAACACTTCCAGAAGGTTATACGGCAAATCCAAAACACATAAAGGTTTTAGAAGACCGTAAAAAAATGGGTGCTGGAGAACTTCCAATCGATTGGGGATTTGCAGAATCACTTTCCTTTGGTTCCATTTTAGAAAACGGATTTCCTATTCGTTTAGGTGGGCAAGATGCACAACGAGGAACTTTTTCTCACAGACATGCCACTCTTTCTGATATTGTAAACGGGAAAAAACTTACTCTACTCAATCATATCAGTGACAAACAAGCCAAGATAGAAATTGTAAACTCTTCCCTTTCTGAGTATTCTTGTCTTGGATTTGAATATGGGTTTTCTCTTGCCGATCCGAATAGCCTTGTGATCTGGGAAGCACAATTTGGAGACTTTGCTAACAACGCACAGGTGATCTTTGACCAGTTCATTTCCAGTTCGGAAATCAAATGGCAAAGGATGTCTGGACTTGTATGTTTACTCCCACATGGGTATGAAGGACAAGGTCCTGAACACTCTTCGGCTAGGCTCGAACGTTTCCTCCAACTTTGTGCTCTTGACAACATCCAAGTGGCAAACCTCACAACACCGGCGCAGTACTTCCACATCCTTCGCCGACAAATCTTACAAAGTTTTAGAAAACCTCTCATCATCATGACGCCGAAGTCCCTACTACGATTGAAAGATGCAGCCTCCAGTTTGGAAGACATCACAACCGGTGCATTTAAGAAGATCCTGCCTGACCCAGTGGCAAAACCTGAAAAAGTAGAGAAGTTACTTTTCTGTTCGGGAAAAGTTTACTATGACTTACGAAAAGCCATTGATTCACAAAAATTGGAAAACGTAGCAGTCGTTCGTATTGAACAACTCTATCCTTTCCCTGAAAACCATATCAAACAGATGATAACCAGTTATGGAAAATTGAAAAAATTTGTTTGGGTTCAGGAAGAACCAAAAAACCAAGGGGCTTGGTTCTTTGTGAGAGACCGCATCGAAGCAGTGATGCCAGAAAACAAACGACTTCATTATGCAGGTCGTTCTGAGTTCCCAAGCCCTGCTTGTGGACACGTAGTCACTCACTTAAAAGAACAAGAAGACTTAGTTAAGGATGCATTGTCTTAA